The Gimibacter soli genome includes a region encoding these proteins:
- a CDS encoding cytochrome c oxidase subunit 3, translating to MAGDVHHDYHLVDPSPWPAVASLAVLFMMVGAVFSMKPEATLFGAQGASFGLWFFGAGFLGTIYSMFAWWKDVVKEAERGDHKPVVRIGLRYGMILFIASEVMFFVAWFWAFFGAAMYPLHHIADMGSFWDVISTDAAWPPAGVETFDPWHLPFMNTLILLLSGTTVTWAHHAILHGDRDGLKKGLWCTVLLGAFFSCVQVYEYAHAAFAFSGNIYGATFFMATGFHGFHVLVGTIFLAVCLGRAYRGHFKPDHHFGFEAAAWYWHFVDVVWLFLFIFVYVVYGGTPH from the coding sequence ATGGCGGGCGATGTTCATCACGACTACCATCTTGTAGACCCCAGCCCGTGGCCGGCTGTGGCCTCGTTGGCTGTTCTGTTCATGATGGTTGGTGCCGTCTTCAGCATGAAACCGGAAGCCACCCTTTTTGGTGCGCAAGGCGCGTCGTTCGGCCTGTGGTTCTTCGGTGCCGGTTTCCTCGGCACGATTTACAGCATGTTCGCCTGGTGGAAAGACGTGGTGAAGGAAGCCGAACGCGGCGACCACAAGCCCGTTGTCCGCATCGGCCTGCGCTATGGCATGATCCTTTTCATCGCCTCGGAAGTGATGTTCTTCGTGGCTTGGTTCTGGGCCTTCTTCGGCGCTGCCATGTACCCGCTGCATCATATCGCTGACATGGGCAGCTTCTGGGATGTGATCAGCACCGATGCAGCCTGGCCGCCGGCCGGCGTCGAGACCTTCGACCCCTGGCACCTGCCGTTCATGAACACGCTGATCCTGCTGCTCTCGGGTACGACCGTGACCTGGGCGCACCATGCGATCCTGCACGGCGACCGTGACGGCCTCAAGAAGGGCCTGTGGTGCACCGTTCTCCTTGGCGCCTTCTTCAGCTGCGTCCAGGTGTATGAATATGCCCATGCAGCTTTCGCATTCTCGGGCAACATTTACGGCGCCACCTTCTTCATGGCGACGGGCTTCCATGGTTTCCACGTCCTTGTCGGCACCATCTTCCTTGCCGTCTGCCTTGGTCGTGCTTACCGCGGTCACTTCAAGCCAGATCATCACTTCGGCTTCGAGGCTGCTGCCTGGTACTGGCACTTCGTGGACGTGGTGTGGCTGTTCCTCTTCATCTTCGTCTATGTCGTCTATGGCGGTACGCCGCACTGA
- a CDS encoding cytochrome c oxidase assembly protein, which translates to MTAPVDKSISRNNRVGIIVGVVALGMVGASYAAVPLYKLFCQVTGYGGTTSRAEGVTGEVLDRTMRVRFNASLNGDMPWQFKPAQHDQTVRLGEQALAYYEAYNPTDRAITGTATYNVAPLKVGGYFAKIDCFCFTEQTLQPGERVMMPVVYFIDPAMVEDRSVEEVTEVTLSYTFFVKDEKEVASGR; encoded by the coding sequence GTGACCGCACCTGTGGACAAATCGATCAGCCGGAACAACCGGGTTGGTATCATTGTCGGTGTTGTGGCGCTTGGCATGGTTGGCGCATCCTATGCCGCTGTGCCGCTTTACAAGCTTTTCTGCCAGGTGACCGGCTACGGCGGCACCACCTCGCGCGCTGAAGGGGTGACCGGCGAAGTGCTTGATCGCACCATGCGCGTGCGCTTCAATGCCAGCCTCAACGGCGACATGCCGTGGCAGTTCAAACCCGCGCAGCATGACCAGACCGTGCGTCTGGGCGAGCAGGCGCTGGCCTATTATGAAGCCTACAATCCGACAGACCGGGCAATCACCGGTACGGCGACCTATAATGTGGCGCCTTTGAAGGTTGGCGGCTATTTCGCCAAGATCGACTGCTTCTGTTTCACCGAGCAGACATTGCAGCCGGGCGAGCGGGTGATGATGCCCGTTGTCTATTTCATCGATCCCGCAATGGTCGAGGATCGCAGTGTGGAAGAAGTGACCGAAGTGACCCTGTCCTACACCTTTTTCGTCAAGGACGAAAAGGAAGTAGCCAGCGGGCGTTGA